A section of the Clostridium omnivorum genome encodes:
- a CDS encoding UDP-N-acetylglucosamine 1-carboxyvinyltransferase, translating to MEKLVINGGKRLFGKVEISGAKNAAVAILPAAIMASSSISVIDNIPDIEDVQCLERIMEHLGCKIIRQANSVTIDSTSINSVNANTDDVRNMRASYYLIGALLGRFKKAKVDLPGGCPIGVRPIDQHIKGFEALGAKVTIEHGAAIVTAEKLVGANVYFDVVSVGATINVMLAAALAEGTTILENVAKEPHVVDVANFLNTMGANIKGAGTDIIRIVGVSELKGCNYSVIPDQIEAGTYMIAAAACGGEVTVTNIIPKHMESISAKLIEVGVEVVENEDSLTIISDRNLKAVNVKTLPYPGFPTDIQQPMSTLLCIANGRSIINESIWESRFKHVDELKKMGAVVKVEGRTAIIDGVEKLTGAVIRATDLRAGAAMIIAGLVAEGTTEVHCIEHIDRGYPNIEDKFKLLGADIRRVKVEEC from the coding sequence ATGGAAAAGCTAGTAATCAACGGCGGAAAAAGATTATTCGGAAAAGTCGAAATAAGTGGCGCTAAAAATGCAGCAGTAGCTATATTGCCTGCAGCGATTATGGCTAGCAGCAGTATTTCAGTGATAGATAATATTCCAGATATCGAAGATGTTCAATGTCTTGAAAGAATAATGGAACATCTAGGATGTAAGATAATAAGACAGGCAAATTCAGTTACTATAGATAGTACTTCAATTAATAGTGTAAATGCAAATACAGATGATGTTAGAAATATGAGAGCATCCTATTATTTAATAGGTGCACTTCTTGGAAGATTTAAAAAGGCAAAAGTTGATTTGCCAGGTGGATGTCCTATAGGAGTAAGACCTATAGATCAACACATAAAGGGCTTTGAAGCGTTAGGTGCTAAAGTTACAATTGAACATGGAGCAGCTATAGTTACCGCAGAAAAGCTTGTTGGAGCTAATGTGTATTTTGACGTAGTAAGTGTAGGTGCTACTATAAATGTAATGCTTGCAGCTGCTTTAGCAGAAGGAACTACTATACTTGAAAATGTAGCAAAAGAACCACATGTAGTTGATGTGGCAAATTTTCTTAATACAATGGGAGCCAACATAAAAGGAGCAGGTACAGATATAATAAGAATAGTTGGAGTTTCAGAACTAAAGGGCTGCAACTATAGTGTAATTCCTGACCAAATTGAAGCTGGTACATATATGATAGCAGCAGCAGCTTGTGGCGGCGAAGTTACTGTAACGAATATAATTCCAAAACATATGGAGTCTATTTCAGCTAAGCTCATAGAAGTAGGCGTTGAAGTAGTAGAAAACGAAGATTCACTTACAATAATATCAGATAGAAATCTAAAGGCTGTAAATGTAAAAACACTTCCTTATCCAGGCTTTCCAACAGATATACAGCAGCCAATGAGTACATTGCTTTGTATAGCTAATGGTAGAAGTATAATAAATGAAAGCATATGGGAAAGCAGATTTAAGCACGTAGATGAATTAAAGAAAATGGGTGCAGTAGTAAAGGTAGAAGGAAGAACAGCTATTATAGATGGAGTAGAAAAGCTTACAGGAGCAGTGATTAGGGCTACCGACTTAAGAGCAGGAGCAGCTATGATAATAGCAGGGCTTGTAGCAGAAGGTACAACAGAAGTTCACTGTATAGAACATATAGATAGAGGCTATCCAAACATAGAAGATAAGTTTAAACTCTTAGGCGCAGATATTAGAAGAGTAAAGGTTGAAGAATGCTAA
- a CDS encoding DUF1540 domain-containing protein, giving the protein MNKQRVNNAEHNDSIGCTVTECKYHCNDDNYCTLQQIEVTKHESVAKTPECTDCGSFERS; this is encoded by the coding sequence ATGAATAAGCAAAGAGTTAATAATGCAGAACACAATGATAGTATAGGATGTACAGTAACTGAATGTAAATATCACTGCAATGATGATAATTATTGCACACTACAACAAATAGAAGTAACTAAACATGAATCAGTAGCAAAAACACCTGAATGCACAGATTGCGGAAGCTTTGAAAGAAGCTAA
- a CDS encoding 2'-5' RNA ligase family protein — protein sequence MKYYLVALFDNESHEAMESIQKNVCRKYKLSKNTPILHITLEAVEDPDFEKLYRVICDILKPYKKFKIETTGVLCSEPPYKSVNLKIENKGYIIRLARTINDTLRLHGFNVKENADNFNLHVSLGSTNYPNKEWSNKEYVAASLNTKSQTPYWLAKVDRIELWKATNNKKDMLVKSFPLKDY from the coding sequence ATGAAATACTATTTAGTTGCTTTATTTGATAATGAATCACATGAAGCCATGGAGAGCATCCAAAAGAACGTATGTCGTAAGTACAAACTGAGCAAAAACACACCTATTCTTCACATAACCTTGGAAGCTGTTGAAGATCCTGATTTTGAGAAGCTATACAGGGTTATTTGTGATATTTTAAAACCATACAAAAAATTCAAAATTGAAACAACTGGAGTACTTTGCTCTGAGCCTCCATATAAATCTGTAAACCTAAAAATTGAGAATAAAGGTTACATTATAAGACTAGCTAGAACTATAAATGATACCCTTAGACTTCATGGTTTTAATGTTAAAGAGAATGCAGATAATTTTAATTTACATGTATCTCTTGGCAGCACCAATTATCCTAATAAAGAATGGTCTAATAAAGAATATGTAGCCGCTAGTCTGAATACAAAATCACAAACGCCTTATTGGCTGGCAAAGGTTGATAGAATTGAATTATGGAAAGCAACAAATAATAAGAAAGATATGCTTGTAAAAAGCTTTCCTTTAAAAGATTATTAA
- a CDS encoding sigma-70 family RNA polymerase sigma factor, translating to MSESVLLNNDLSKTEFCSLIEQKRDNLYRLAFMYVKNQEDALDIVHEAVYKAYISLGKLKDSTYFNTWITRIVINCSLNHIKKNKRILNFSEFSFGTASKEVNREEIIDLYEAVDNLKDKYKTVIILKYFEDLTINSIAEIMDCPENTVKTYLHKALKLLRIQLKEEDL from the coding sequence GTGAGCGAAAGTGTTCTTCTAAATAATGACCTTAGTAAAACTGAATTTTGTAGTCTTATAGAACAAAAGAGGGATAATCTTTATAGACTTGCCTTTATGTATGTAAAAAATCAAGAAGATGCTCTTGATATTGTACATGAAGCAGTTTATAAGGCTTACATATCTTTAGGCAAGTTAAAAGATAGTACATACTTTAATACTTGGATTACACGGATAGTTATAAACTGTTCCTTAAACCATATTAAAAAGAATAAAAGAATCTTGAATTTTTCAGAGTTTTCTTTTGGAACAGCTTCTAAAGAAGTTAACAGAGAGGAAATTATAGATTTATATGAGGCAGTAGATAATCTAAAAGATAAGTATAAGACTGTAATTATCTTAAAGTACTTTGAAGATTTAACTATTAATTCTATAGCAGAAATAATGGATTGCCCCGAAAATACCGTTAAAACTTATCTTCATAAAGCTTTAAAACTTCTTAGAATTCAATTAAAGGAGGAGGATTTATAA